A region from the Lolium perenne isolate Kyuss_39 chromosome 4, Kyuss_2.0, whole genome shotgun sequence genome encodes:
- the LOC127293808 gene encoding putative B3 domain-containing protein Os03g0621600, with the protein MCTPCQRCKLWDEHLYKNLDDEKKYFLVLMMGDFQDGMIIPEELVRRLKGKIPTKIKLHTQNDQNHIIAVAKNQEKLVLTVGWSQFVESYDLQMGDSLIFNYNGDSQFNVILFDKLGREKALSAVVDPFMPQVQDRRSDTHETGSYKNMDAPCERCKSWLEYHYMSLDDEKKNFLMLMIGDFQHEMIMPEEFVQRFKGKIPGEIKLETQNRCSYIIEVVRNQEKLVLTAGWGKFAETFGLKIGDTIIFRYNGNSEFSVIIFDELGYEKALSAVVDPFLPPVQEKHTSATETVKSSDFHPQLTEMQPLTTVNRLPMESPRTERLRLRKHKSCQNNWTTMYSYSSQASEDSFSSEDGHGLEDLPGSNYTVRKKKMRLSSIQKEHLKDGYIITRKTKLTSDQMEEVKRKIHSIHSEIPIFVAVMGKSNLDSKCFLTFPSTYAEKYLPEETQLYLQLLDKEWEVSVIDNSARNEKKLGSGWQQFVKDNNLKMGDICLFELLNNSSRCTMEVYIIRVNDGN; encoded by the exons ATGTGCACGCCTTGCCAAAGGTGTAAACTGTGGGATGAGCACCTGTACAAGAATTTGGATGATGAAAAGAAGTATTTCTTGGTTCTTATGATGGGTGATTTCCAAGATGGGATG ATAATACCAGAAGAACTTGTGCGGCGTTTGAAAGGCAAAATTCCAACAAAGATCAAGCTACATACCCAAAATGATCAGAATCACATTATTGCTGTTGCCAAGAACCAAGAAAAGCTTGTCCTTACAGTGGGTTGGAGTCAATTTGTCGAAAGCTATGATCTACAGATGGGTGATTCCTTAATATTTAATTACAATGGAGACTCTCAGTTTAATGTCATACTATTTGATAAACTTGGTCGAGAGAAGGCATTATCGGCTGTTGTGGATCCTTTTATGCCTCAGGTCCAAGATAGGCGCAGCGACACACATGAAACTGG GTCTTATAAGAACATGGATGCGCCTTGTGAAAGATGCAAAAGCTGGCTTGAATATCACTACATGAGCTTGGATGATGAAAAAAAGAATTTTTTGATGCTTATGATTGGTGATTTTCAACATGAGATG ATCATGCCAGAAGAATTTGTTCAGCGTTTCAAAGGCAAGATCCCAGGAGAAATCAAACTTGAAACACAAAATCGTTGCAGCTATATAATTGAAGTTGTGAGGAACCAAGAAAAACTTGTCCTTACAGCGGGATGGGGAAAATTTGCTGAAACCTTCGGTCTAAAGATAGGTGACACTATAATATTCAGATACAATGGGAACTCTGAGTTCAGTGTCATAATCTTTGATGAACTTGGCTATGAGAAGGCATTATCAGCTGTTGTGGATCCTTTTCTGCCCCCTGTGCAAGAAAAGCATACAAGTGCTACTGAAACTGTAAAGAGTTCGGATTTTCATCCCCAGCTCACGGAAATGCAGCCACTTACCACAGTGAATAGGCTGCCAATGGAGTCACCACGAACAGAAAGACTGAGGCTCCGAAAGCACAAGTCATGTCAAAACAACTGGACCACAATGTATTCATACTCTTCTCAGGCATCAG AAGATTCTTTCTCCTCTGAAGATGGCCATGGACTAGAGGATCTTCCTGGTTCCAATTACACTgtcaggaagaagaagatgaggctaTCTTCAATTCAAAAGGAGCATCTGAaggatggttacattatcacccGTAAGACCAAACTAACTTCAGATCAGATGGAAGAGGTGAAGCGGAAGATCCACTCTATACACTCAGAGATCCCCATCTTTGTTGCTGTGATGGGCAAGTCCAACCTTGATTCAAAATGCTTCCTG ACTTTCCCCAGCACCTATGCTGAGAAATATCTTCCAGAGGAGACACAGTTGTATCTTCAGCTGCTTGACAAGGAATGGGAAGTATCCGTTATTGATAATAGTGCACGTAACGAGAAAAAACTCGGAAGCGGATGGCAACAGTTTGTGAAGGACAACAACCTGAAGATGGGTGACATCTGCCTTTTCGAACTGTTGAACAATTCGAGCAGGTGCACCATGGAAGTCTATATCATCCGCGTAAACGATGGCAATTGA